The window ATAAGCGCGTCTGTACCAAGCAATGTTTCGGTTCCGAGTATTCTTTGGTTCTTTACGACTATCGATTGCCCGATGTCGCTTTTGCCGAACTCTCTACATTTTTTAACAGAAAATTCTATGTCTTTTTCGTTTTCAGCGCTTGGTTTAGTTTTCGTAAGCAGACCATTTTTTGCCAAAAGCGACGGCATAGCGTCCTGAATACCGACGACTCGAAAGCCCTTTTTTTCAAATTCCGAAAATATAATTCTGAAAACTCCGTCGTTTTTCTTCTTGAAAAAGATAAGCCTGAAGAGCATTTTTAATATATAGAAATTATTGAGCCGCACAGCTTTTCTGTTTACTCCGCCGATAATTATTACAGTAAAAACTCCTTCTTTTCTCATAATACGCACAAGTTTTGTAAAATCGGAAAAAAACACTTCGATGAATTTTCCGTGCACCTCCGCAAGTTCTTTTACTTTTTCCTCTACAAATCCGTTTAGTCCCGCAACAATAAACTGCGTATTATTTTTTGCCATACTCTCGACAAGCAAGTACGGAAAATTCCCGTTTCCTGCAATCACACATATTTTCCCCAGTTTGCTCTGCGCTTCTTTGTCCGTTGTATCAATTAGAGAAGTCATTGTTTTTTTCTCCTTACTTTATTTTAAACTGTTT is drawn from Chitinivibrionia bacterium and contains these coding sequences:
- the lpxI gene encoding UDP-2,3-diacylglucosamine diphosphatase LpxI (LpxI, functionally equivalent to LpxH, replaces it in LPS biosynthesis in a minority of bacteria.) produces the protein MTSLIDTTDKEAQSKLGKICVIAGNGNFPYLLVESMAKNNTQFIVAGLNGFVEEKVKELAEVHGKFIEVFFSDFTKLVRIMRKEGVFTVIIIGGVNRKAVRLNNFYILKMLFRLIFFKKKNDGVFRIIFSEFEKKGFRVVGIQDAMPSLLAKNGLLTKTKPSAENEKDIEFSVKKCREFGKSDIGQSIVVKNQRILGTETLLGTDALMKEAFAAKNGEVGGIMVKLAKIGQEERGDIPAIGFKTIHQLIDTKLDGIVIDAGYKTIIEEKEKLSEFADDNGIFILAI